The sequence aagcccttttcgctcccctaTGCGGCAGCATAGATTTCCtttatatcagtcatctttcACCTAAAAGCGGGCGTGTacgtgcagcacatacaacgttccattccattcgtcagtgcatattgtttagtttccggtctagctagatccggtgtggtgttgtagttgttctaacgttactagttgttgcaacagcatgtgaaaaaaatacaaagtttgttacaccaaaaagaacgttaatctcgcgataaaaaaattgacaccgttaaaataggtttacgttaacgccgttaataacgcgttaaactgacagcactaatataggggtatgaatacttatgcaccctgtattttaatgaagaacatttatttatttacgatacattattcattcacaaagaaaattggtgtccttaaagacTGGGTTtttcctgattttttttttttattcaggcattaagatccatttccaaaagatgattttttttattcctctttttagtcaactttagcatggggctgaagactttttataggcactgtaattGGTTGACCCACAATGCAAAAGGCAAAAGTttacgtgcatcattactcattgccagagtctcTCGTTGTGCAAATGCTTCAGCGAGAACTCTTTATTCCCAGGGTAGTGCGTTCCCataaataatggaaaatatgaTGTTGCAAAAACTACTGTAATGACTATGATACTGTATTACACCTGGTGCCTCTAGTGACTATGTCATCCTCTGCATCCAATTAAAACACTTCCTGTGAAGGTTATCTCGGCGAATAAAAGTATAACTGAAATTAAACTTACGACATATGACTGTGATGAATGATCATGTCTGGACATGGAACTCAAATATGCCTCCTTCTTTGGCTGCAGTCAGGCTTTGCATGTAAGTTACTGGGTGAATTTGCCATGCCTAGTTTAGCAAAGGATGGTGATATAGTGATTGGAGGTATTTTCCCTGTGTTTAACAAACAAAATCACGTAAATGCTTCATTTGAAAAACAGCCTCCAATGGTGACGTGTGACAGGTAAGACAAGAATTCTTTTGGTAAATATTTTATAATGATGTTGAATTCAAATGCATTTACACTATATACTGTTTCCTCAGATTTGACAGCCGTGCGTTTCGTTGGACCCAGGTGATGATCTTTGCCATTAATGAAATCAACAATGATGACACTTTACTGCCAAATATCTCTCTAGGCTACAAGATCTTTGACTCATGCTCTTCCCCGACTAACACATTACGTGCCGCTCTTTCACTATTGAGTGAGACAGATGGAATTAAGTCTCGGCCTACAGCTCAATGTCAGCCTCCTATTAGAGCATTAATAGCAGAATCAGGGTCATCTCAGTCTGTAGCTCTTGCTGGAACATTTGGACCTTTTAACCTGCCGATGGTAATAGACCTActtaataaataatgtaatgttCTGTTGTAGACATTTAGTACCATATTTCAGTATGCTGTTTTGTGTGGTTTAAAGTTCCCTGGCACAGGGCTGGGGCTGTGTCAGATTTGAGAACTAATGTATAATTACAGGCTATGTCTGTAGGggaaaatattcttgtttgtatTTATTAACTGTTGCATGCAAGAAAATTGCTATATTAAGGAACTCTACATTTTGTATTAATCAAGAACTACTCTATTAATGATACTCTTTGTTTGACACTGGCTCCGTGAAGTGACAGCTCTGTAATGCACACATGTATTTAATACAGTGATCTAGATTTCGGCAACTTCAATTTAGGGTCCAGGATTACATTTTCAATCCCAAACAAATCAGGAAACAGTGACAATGCGCCTTTTTATTCTTTTGTTAGCTTCGCTTATTGTAGTCCAGTATTTATTGTGTAAGTTCTGGTAAAAAGACATGTtcatttgttgtttattttgggAAACTCCTTCTCCCCAGTCTTTCTCATGaccttattttattttaagtctTTAATTACAGTTACTGAACAAGTATGTTGTATCAAAGTATGCATGATATAAAACAAATGCATGCTCTGAAATGTTCTTCAATTTGTGAAACATTTACTTTACACATCATAGTTTTACAACATATGCATGGCATGAAACTAATATtttctgtgttttattttttgcaggtAAGCTACTTCTCAACTTGTGCCTGCCTGAGTGACAAAAGTAAATACCCAACATTTTTCAGAACAATACCGAGTGACTATCACCAAGCAAAAGCTTTGGCTTTTCTGGTGAAAAAATTTGGATGGGAATGGATAGGAACCTTACAATCTGATAATGACTATGGTAGAAATGGAGTGTCAGCATTTATTACTGAAGTGAAGACGCTTGGAGTTTGCATTGCATTTACTGGCACTGTTGGTCGAACTTACCCTCAGAGTAAAATACTTAAGGTTGTTCATATGATCAAAATGTCAAATGTACGAGTTATTCTTGCCTTCAGCGCTGAGGGGGATCTTTATCCAGTAATGAAGGAGATGGTGAGACAAAACATAACTGGAATACAGTGGATTGCAAGTGAAGCCTGGATAACAGCATCTCAGCCATCCATTCCTGAATATTTTAAATCATTTGGAGGCACGATTGGTGTTTCAGTGCGCAAGATGGCGATTCCAAAACTACGAAACTTCCTTACTAACATCAGTCCCTATTCTACTCCGGGAGCTGCTTTTATTGGTAGTTTTTGGGAAAATCTTGTGGGTTGTAGGCCATTTCACCATCTCAGTACAGCATCTAGTAGCCCTGTCTGCAGAGGAGATGAGGTTCCTGATTTTACAAGTGTTTTCTTCAATGTCACACAACTGAGAGTGTCCTACAATGTTTACAAGGCGGTGTATGCTATTGCACATGGCATACATGAGTTGATATTTTGCAATCAAAGTTCTCCTCCAGAGAAGTGTTTGAACGTGTCACAGATCAGTCCAAAGCTGGTGAGCTTATTTAATATCATATCATCAGGAAAATTACACAACATTACATTGTTCAGACATTACATTGGCAATTGTTTTTCTTTCGCAGGTCACCGCTCAACTTAGAAAAGTAAAGTTTGTAGATGAATTTGGAGAGACTGTGTTTTTTGATAACAACGGTGATTTTCCTCCTTCTTACGACATAATCAACTGGCAGCTGAAACACGGAGAGGTCAAGCATGTGACCCTGGGATATTTCAGCACGTCTGCTAATGCAGCTTATGAGCTTTTCATACAGGAGGAGAACATAATATGGAGTACAGGGAATGTGGTGTGGAAAATGCATCCATTCAAAAAAACAATGTTATATAATACTATGATTTCTGTAAAAAATAATCACTTTTATGATCTTTTTTGTCCAGGTTCCAAAAGCTGTGTGCTCAGAGGTATGTCCTGTTGGCACAAGAAGAGCACCCATTAAAGGAAGGCCCAGCTGCTGTTTTGACTGTGTTCCATGTGCTGATGGCACCATCACTAATCATTCAGGTACAGTATGCTGCATTCACATTAGAACCTGCTGATTATTAGGTTACTGTGTGTATAACCTATGTAGTAACTTGTGTACCAGTTCATATTTCTAAGATCATCAGGGCCACTTTTTTCAAATAAAGCCAATAATTGATTAAAATACAACAGCAGCACAAAACAGAAAGTTAGTATGACTGTGTGGagacaaaatatatatttatttttctaaaaaTGACAATATTATTGCTTGTTGTTCAGGAGCATTGGACTGCACCCCCTGTCCTGAGGAGTACTGGTCCAATGAGGAGAGGAGTAGCTGTTTATTAAAATATATTGAGGTCTTGTCCTTTAAGGACACACTGGGAATCATTCTGACAGCCGTGTCTTTATTTGGGGCCTCCCTTACTTTAGCAACCACAGTCATTTTCCTTGTGTTCAGGCACACACCCTTAGTGAGGGCAAATAATGCAGAACTGAGTGCCCTGCTGctgctctccctcctcctctgcttcCTCTGCCCTCTCACCTTTATAGCTGAGCCCACTGCCTGGTCCTGCATGCTGCGCCACACAGCATTTGGCGTGACCTTTGCCCTCTGTATCTCCTGTGTTTTAGGGAAAACATTGGTTGTGATCACAGCTTTCCGTGCCACTTTGCCAGGTGCAACTAAATTTGGGCCTGTGCAACAGAGGATCATTGTATATTCTTGCACTGGGATTCAGGTTCTTATTTGTATACTCTGGCTAAGTATTGCACCACCATATCCCCAAATAAGGCACAACAATAGAAAGATTATTGTGGAATGCAACACAGGGTCAGACACAGCATTTTATGCTGTGTTGGGGTACATAGGCTTTTTAGCAGGTATATGCCTAGTTGTGGCTTTCTTGGCAAGGAAATTACCAGATAATTTCAATGAGGCCAAATTCATTACTTTCAGTATGTTTGTATTCTGTGCTGTGTGGATCACATTCATTCCAGCATATGTCAGCTCACCGGGAAAATATACTGTGGCAGTGGAAATATTTGCTATTTTGTCCTCTGCATTTGGTTTACTTGTTTGCATTTTTTCCCCAAAatgttatattataatatttcaACCTGAGACAAACACTAAAAAACATATAATGGGGAAAGTACCCAAGAGTGAACATTGATAAGTACACTGTAATTGGGCTGTGCTGGGTATAACACATTGTAAATACATTAATGTaatcacattacacattacTGTTCCTAAATTCTAGCATGAACACGCCTACTTAGATCTCCTGCTAGTCAGTGCTAGCAGGAGAtgctagtctggaacaccataattCACTAACATCGGTTGGCAGAAGACTGGGGCCAATGAGCGACGAGAGGGGATGACGCTATAGTTGTGAAATCGTTAATGGCTGTGGTAAAAGGTAGTATCAAAGCctgtaaatataaaaataattgcagtcggaagaatgtgcacatttatttacagTAAAGAGAGACCTACATACACTGTGTCCTGACTGCCAAtgttgtttattgtcagtttgtaaagtttaggtgaagtaggaagtaacattaagagtccctgatcaatgtgattggttaggctagaccaatgatttcaaagttaaccCTATGTCTACACTGTCACTGTGTTGGAGAAGTTTTGCAATCATGAGTCCCCAGAAGTGAATGAGTCTGGTTTTAACGAGGCTAGCTAAATTCATCAATCACATTAAAGTGACTGTTACAGTCACTGAACATGTTATAGTTAAAAGGATGAACTTTAGTAATACTTTATTAAagattttgctaaatttctaAACTGTTGCTTAAAGGTTCTCTAAGTCTTGTTACACGTTGTCTAAACTAGAATTTTTTTGTGAACGTGTTttgacatacagcaaacatctcccCAACAAtctgcctgtcccctgaataTGCTGTATATAATCCGGCCcctgtagacagcccaggctggaccatgaaacataacaaactgttccagccaatcaccaacGACATGTAATGTGCACTTCAGGAAGATTAACAGCTTCGGGAAGAACGGAAGAGAggggcgagctagctctctgttttgtttgataaTACTTCAAACGTCAATAGAAGTGACATCACCCAACAGTGCTTAGAGAACCTTTAAGCAGTTCTTGAGATATAGAAATGTGTAAAATT is a genomic window of Alosa sapidissima isolate fAloSap1 chromosome 15, fAloSap1.pri, whole genome shotgun sequence containing:
- the LOC121684549 gene encoding extracellular calcium-sensing receptor-like, whose translation is MVTCDRFDSRAFRWTQVMIFAINEINNDDTLLPNISLGYKIFDSCSSPTNTLRAALSLLSETDGIKSRPTAQCQPPIRALIAESGSSQSVALAGTFGPFNLPMVSYFSTCACLSDKSKYPTFFRTIPSDYHQAKALAFLVKKFGWEWIGTLQSDNDYGRNGVSAFITEVKTLGVCIAFTGTVGRTYPQSKILKVVHMIKMSNVRVILAFSAEGDLYPVMKEMVRQNITGIQWIASEAWITASQPSIPEYFKSFGGTIGVSVRKMAIPKLRNFLTNISPYSTPGAAFIGSFWENLVGCRPFHHLSTASSSPVCRGDEVPDFTSVFFNVTQLRVSYNVYKAVYAIAHGIHELIFCNQSSPPEKCLNVSQISPKLVTAQLRKVKFVDEFGETVFFDNNGDFPPSYDIINWQLKHGEVKHVTLGYFSTSANAAYELFIQEENIIWSTGNVVPKAVCSEVCPVGTRRAPIKGRPSCCFDCVPCADGTITNHSGALDCTPCPEEYWSNEERSSCLLKYIEVLSFKDTLGIILTAVSLFGASLTLATTVIFLVFRHTPLVRANNAELSALLLLSLLLCFLCPLTFIAEPTAWSCMLRHTAFGVTFALCISCVLGKTLVVITAFRATLPGATKFGPVQQRIIVYSCTGIQVLICILWLSIAPPYPQIRHNNRKIIVECNTGSDTAFYAVLGYIGFLAGICLVVAFLARKLPDNFNEAKFITFSMFVFCAVWITFIPAYVSSPGKYTVAVEIFAILSSAFGLLVCIFSPKCYIIIFQPETNTKKHIMGKVPKSEH